GAAGAAGCTTAATTAAAGACGAAGCTAATGAACCAGTTTCTGAAGAATTTATAAGAATAAATGAAGTTGAAGGAAGTAAAACAAAAGCTAAAATAGCAGAGCTTAAAAAACTTCTTAAGAAAATAATTAAAAGAGAAAATAATGAAAACTAAACAAAGAAGTTCATTTGTAATAAAAAAAGCACACTTTTTAAGTGTGCTTACCCTCTTAATTTTGTGCTCTTGCGTACCAAACCAAGTACTAAGAGAGGAGAACAAAGCAGTACCAGAGAATTTTAAGAATCAACCTATAGATTCATTAAATACAGCTACTATTAAATGGCGTGACTTTTTTTTAGATACCCATTTAATTTCTTTGATAGATACAGCTTTATCAAACAACCAAGAGTTGAACATAATGTTACAACAAGTAGCTATTTCAAAAAATAACATCAAAGCAAAAAAAGGTGAGTATTTACCATTTGTAAATATGTATGCCGGGGCAGAAGTAGAAAAGGTAGGGAAGTATACTAGAAATGGAGCCGTAGAAGAAAATTTACATATCCGAGAAGATGAAAAATTTCCAGAACCATTAACTGATTTTTCAATAGGACTTTCTGCTTCATGGGAGTTAGATGTTTGGAAGAAGTTACGAAATGAGAAGAAAGCAGCAGTATTAGAATACCTAGCTAGTGTTGAAGGAAAAAACTTTATGGTAACTAATTTAGTTTCAGAAATTGCAAATTCATATTACGAACTTTTAGCATTAGATAATGAGTTATCTATGGTCTCACAAAACTTAGAAATTCAAAAAAATGCATTGCAAATGGTGAAGCTTCAAAAACAGGCTGCAAGAACAACTGAATTGGCAGTACGTAGGTTTGAAGCGAGTGTACTTAAAAACCAAAGTCACCTATATGAACTTCAACAAGAGATTGTAGAAACTGAAAATAAAATTAACTTTTTAGTAGGAAGGTACCCACAACCTATAGAAAGAAACTCAGATAATTTTATAGACAAACCTATAGAAGGAGTAAAAGCAGGAATCCCATCACAACTGTTACAAAACAGACCCGATTTAAGAAGAGCTGAATACGAGTTAGCAGCAGCTAAATTGAATACCAAAATAGCACGAGCTAATTTTTATCCGTCAATCGGTATAAAAGCAGGAGTGGGGTTACAAGCATTTAAACCTAAGTTTTTAACATCAACACCAGAATCGTTAGTTTATTCTTTAGCAGGAGATATTGTAGGGCCTTTAATCAACAGAAATGCGATAAAAGCAGCTTATAAAACAGCTAATAATAAACAATTACAAGCTGTTTATGAATACGAAAGAGCTATTTTAAATGCGTATTTAGAAGTAGCCAATGAGCTTTCAAAAATTGACAACTTGAAAAATAGTTACGATTTAAAAAAGAAACAAGTAGAAGCGTTAAACGAATCTATAGATCTTTCAATTCGTTTGTTTAAATCAGCTAGAGCAGAATATACAGAAGTGTTGTTAACACAAAGAGAAGCATTAGAGTCTAAAATTGAAATCATAGAAACGAAAAGAGATCAATTATTAGCAAATGTAAAAGTATATAAAGCCTTAGGAGGAGGCTGGAACTAATTTTTCATTCGTTATTAATTATTAATTGTTGTTAAAGAGGTAGTTTTATAAACTATCCAAAGGACTCGCCAACTGGCGAGTCTTTTTTTTTCAATACATTTCAATTACCTTCGTACTACCTCATAAAAAGAGATTGTAATATAATAATTCAATGAGTAAAGAAGAGTTAGCTATAAAAACTACCTATTTTAGTATTCTAAGCAATACTAGTTTAGCAATTATTAAAGGATTAGCAGGTATTTTCGGAAACTCATACGCATTAATAGCAGATGCAATTGAATCTACTACTGATATTTTTTCTTCTCTTTTAGTGTTATTAGGATTGAAATATGCGAAAAGACCTGCAGATAAGAATCACCCATACGGACACGGAAAAATAGAACCTTTAATCACCTTTGTAGTAGTAGCTTTTTTGGTAACATCTGCAACAATTATAGCTTATGAAAGTATACAGAATATTCAAACGCCTCATAAAGTACCAAAACCATGGACGTTACTTGTTTTAGGAGCGATTATCATATGGAAAGAAATATCTTTTCAAGTGGTTATAAGAAAAAGTAAAGAAACTAATAGTTCTTCATTAAAAGCAGATGCGTGGCATCATAGAAGTGATGCAATTACCTCTGTAATGGCATTTATAGGAATTTCAATAGCACTTATTTTTAAAGAAGGTTATGAAACAGCTGATGATTGGGCTGCTTTATTGGCTTCGTTCTTTATTTTATACAATAGTTACCTGATTTTTAGACCAGCTTTGGGTGAAATAATGGATGAACATGTATATGATGATTTAATAGAAGAGATAAGAGAAAAGTCTATGGAAGTAGCAGGTGTTTTAGGAACAGAAAAATGCTTTGTTCGTAAAGCAGGAATGAAATATCATGTAGATTTACATGCCATTGTAGATAGTACTATTACAGTAAAAGAAGGACACGATATTGCTCATAAATTAAAAGACTATTTAAGAGAAAAACTCCCAGACTTGGGGCATGTTTTAATTCATATAGAGCCTAATGAATATTAAAAAAGCAACTATACTTCGACTACGCTCAGTAAAAAGGTTGCTTTTTGTTTATGGTATATTTAAATACTTATGAGTTTGTAAGGAAATTTTCCATTGTGGATGCTCCATCACATAATCAATAATTTGCGGTGTCATTTTTTCCTTTTTACTCCATTCAGGTTGTAAAAACAACTTACATTTTTTACCAACTTTAGCAGCTTGTTCTTCTGCAAACTGAAAATCATTTTTATTATGAATAATCATTTTCAACTCATCTGCTTCTTGATAAGCACGTTCTAAAGGTAATTTTGTTTTTTTAGGAGACAAACAAAACCAATCCCAAACTCCAGAAAAGTCATACGCTCCAGAAGTTTCAATATGTGTTTTAATACCTTTTTCTTGAAGTTGCCCTGTAATATAGTCTAAACTCCACATTAAAGGCTCTCCACCTGTAATTACCACAGTTTCGGCATATTTCTTTGCATTCTCAACAATAATATCCGTTTTTGTAGGCGGATGTAAATTAGCATCCCAGCTTTCTTTTACATCACACCAATGGCAACCTACATCGCAACCACCAATACGAATAAAATAAGCAGCAGTACCAGTGTGTGCCCCTTCTCCCTGAATTGTGTAAAATTCTTCCATTAACGGAAGCATTTCTCCTGTATTAATTAACTCTTGTACTTCTTTTTTCAACATAAGGGTGCAAAGATAGGCAACATTAAAATTTAATGAATGATTTTTGTTACTTTTACGTGTTTTTATCACAAAAAAGGTCAAAAATAATGAGTAAAACCGAGGAGTTTTTCAATTACATCAAAGAAGGTTATACAACAAAAGGAGAGTTTATTACGTTAGGAGCAGGAATGTTAGGAGAAGAAACTGTAACAAATGCTCATGTAAATATTCCTTTAAAAACATTAAACCGTCACGGGTTAATAGCTGGAGCAACAGGAACAGGAAAAACAAAAACCTTGCAAGTGCTGGCAGAAAACATGTCAGAAAAAGGAATTCCTGTATTGTTAATGGATGTAAAAGGAGACTTAAGTGGATTAGCACAACCAAGCCCTGGGCATGCTAAGATTGATGAACGTCACGAAAAAATCGGAATACCATTTACTCCAACAAAATTTCCAATAGAAATTTTATCTATTTCAGAACAAAACGGAGTTCGTTTACGTGCTACAGTTTCTGAATTTGGACCTGTTTTATTATCACGTATTTTAGATTTGACTGAAACACAATCTGGAATTGTAGCGATTATTTTTAAATATTGTGATGATAACCAATTACCGTTATTAGATTTAAAAGACTTCAAGAAAATCCTTCAATACATAACCAATGAAGGAAAAGAAGAGATTAAAAAAGAATACGGACGAATTTCTACCGCAAGTACTGGGGCTATTCTCAGAAAAATTGTTGAAATTGAGCAACAAGGAGGTGATTTATTCTTCGGAGAAAAATCATTTGATGTTGACGATTTAACTCGTATTGATGAAAACGGACGTGGTGTTATTTCTGTACTACGTTTAACAGATATTCAAGATAGACCAAAACTGTTTTCAACCTTTATGCTACAGTTACTAGCTGAGGTATATGAAACTTTTCCAGAACAAGGAGATAGTGGTCGACCAGAATTGGTAATTTTTATAGATGAAGCTCATTTAGTATTTGATGAAGCTTCAAAAGCATTGTTAAGTCAAATAGAAAGCATTGTAAAACTAATTCGATCTAAAGGAATAGGATTATACTTCGTAACACAAAATCCAAAAGATGTTCCAGAAGACGTATTAGCACAGTTAGGAATGAAGATTCAACATGCCTTACGTGCATTTACAGCAAAAGATAGAAAAGCAATTAAATTAGCTGCAGAAAACTATCCAGATTCTGAATATTACGATACTAAAGAGGTATTAACACAGTTGGGAATAGGAGAGGCGTTGATTTCTGTATTAAATGAAAAAGGAATTCCAACACCATTGGCACGAACCATGTTACGTGCACCTATGAGTAGAATGGATGTATTAACAGATAAGGAAATTAAACAAGTTTTAGATAATTCAAGATTAATCCCGAAATACAACGATACTATTGATAGGGAGAGTGCTTACGAAATGCTAAACGAGAAGATAGAAAAAATCAACAAAGAAAAAACTGAAGAAGCACGCAAAGAGGAGGAAGAAAAAACAAGAAGAAAATCTTCAACACGTAGTAGAAGCACACGTATGAACCCAATAGTAAAGGTATTAACCAGTGCTACCTTTATAAGAGCAGCCTTTGGAATTTTGAAAAAAGTAATAAAATAAGAAATACAAGAAATAGACGTTTTAAATATAAAAGAAGACAAATGAGAACATTTATGAAACCTTTAGTTATCGCAGTAATATCAGTACTATTTATCCAGTGTGGTAATAGCAAATTTGATATTGCTAAAGGAAAAGTAGGAAAGTTAACAACGAAAACAACTGTTAACGAAATAGAAAACGTATTTAAGCAAGACTCAGTAGTTAAAGTATTAAGTGAAGGGGCTAAAGGAGATAATCTTTTTCAAGAAGATGATAAGTATTTAGTATATGAAAAAGGAGGAAAGCATTTACTAACAATTACTCCAAAAGAACAATTAGACTCTACGTCAACAATTAAGAGTATTGAGATTTTTGATGATCGTTTTAAAACAAAATCAGGAGTAAATATTAAATCTACTTTTCAAGAAATTAATGCAAATACTAAGGTAAGTAAAGTAGAGTCATCATTTTCATCAGCAACCTTATTTATTGATGATTTAAACGCAACAATAACGATTGATAATGAAGATTTAGGTTTAAAAGAATTTAGTACTCAAAAAGTAACCAAAGAGCAAATTCCAGATTTAGCCAAAATTAAATCATTTACCATTTGGTTTAACTAAAATATTCGAAGCCGAAACATATGTTTCGGCTTTTTAATTAATAATAGCTATGTAATTTTTAAAAGATGGAAGTAATAAAAATAGCATTTTTTGTATTGGGAGTTTTCTTTGGAGAAAATAGTAGAATAGGAGCGGAGAAAACAACCGTTACCATAAACCCAAATAAGCAAACAATAACCATAGTTCAAGAAAACATATTTGCACTTATAGCGAATGAAGCAGATAGTATGCAAGTTAGTTCAGAGCTAGAAAAGGTGATAGCAAGAAATTGGAGAAAAGAAATAGAAACCTATCCATCAAAATCATGTACTTTTTATGTTACTGATAAAGGGGATTTAAACGCAAAAATTATACTGAAGTATCCTTCTGAAAATGTATTAAGAGATTTTGCTTTA
The nucleotide sequence above comes from Tenacibaculum singaporense. Encoded proteins:
- a CDS encoding TolC family protein, whose protein sequence is MKTKQRSSFVIKKAHFLSVLTLLILCSCVPNQVLREENKAVPENFKNQPIDSLNTATIKWRDFFLDTHLISLIDTALSNNQELNIMLQQVAISKNNIKAKKGEYLPFVNMYAGAEVEKVGKYTRNGAVEENLHIREDEKFPEPLTDFSIGLSASWELDVWKKLRNEKKAAVLEYLASVEGKNFMVTNLVSEIANSYYELLALDNELSMVSQNLEIQKNALQMVKLQKQAARTTELAVRRFEASVLKNQSHLYELQQEIVETENKINFLVGRYPQPIERNSDNFIDKPIEGVKAGIPSQLLQNRPDLRRAEYELAAAKLNTKIARANFYPSIGIKAGVGLQAFKPKFLTSTPESLVYSLAGDIVGPLINRNAIKAAYKTANNKQLQAVYEYERAILNAYLEVANELSKIDNLKNSYDLKKKQVEALNESIDLSIRLFKSARAEYTEVLLTQREALESKIEIIETKRDQLLANVKVYKALGGGWN
- a CDS encoding cation diffusion facilitator family transporter, producing MSKEELAIKTTYFSILSNTSLAIIKGLAGIFGNSYALIADAIESTTDIFSSLLVLLGLKYAKRPADKNHPYGHGKIEPLITFVVVAFLVTSATIIAYESIQNIQTPHKVPKPWTLLVLGAIIIWKEISFQVVIRKSKETNSSSLKADAWHHRSDAITSVMAFIGISIALIFKEGYETADDWAALLASFFILYNSYLIFRPALGEIMDEHVYDDLIEEIREKSMEVAGVLGTEKCFVRKAGMKYHVDLHAIVDSTITVKEGHDIAHKLKDYLREKLPDLGHVLIHIEPNEY
- a CDS encoding 7-carboxy-7-deazaguanine synthase QueE; the protein is MLKKEVQELINTGEMLPLMEEFYTIQGEGAHTGTAAYFIRIGGCDVGCHWCDVKESWDANLHPPTKTDIIVENAKKYAETVVITGGEPLMWSLDYITGQLQEKGIKTHIETSGAYDFSGVWDWFCLSPKKTKLPLERAYQEADELKMIIHNKNDFQFAEEQAAKVGKKCKLFLQPEWSKKEKMTPQIIDYVMEHPQWKISLQTHKYLNIP
- a CDS encoding helicase HerA-like domain-containing protein, with product MSKTEEFFNYIKEGYTTKGEFITLGAGMLGEETVTNAHVNIPLKTLNRHGLIAGATGTGKTKTLQVLAENMSEKGIPVLLMDVKGDLSGLAQPSPGHAKIDERHEKIGIPFTPTKFPIEILSISEQNGVRLRATVSEFGPVLLSRILDLTETQSGIVAIIFKYCDDNQLPLLDLKDFKKILQYITNEGKEEIKKEYGRISTASTGAILRKIVEIEQQGGDLFFGEKSFDVDDLTRIDENGRGVISVLRLTDIQDRPKLFSTFMLQLLAEVYETFPEQGDSGRPELVIFIDEAHLVFDEASKALLSQIESIVKLIRSKGIGLYFVTQNPKDVPEDVLAQLGMKIQHALRAFTAKDRKAIKLAAENYPDSEYYDTKEVLTQLGIGEALISVLNEKGIPTPLARTMLRAPMSRMDVLTDKEIKQVLDNSRLIPKYNDTIDRESAYEMLNEKIEKINKEKTEEARKEEEEKTRRKSSTRSRSTRMNPIVKVLTSATFIRAAFGILKKVIK